A section of the Spirosoma pollinicola genome encodes:
- a CDS encoding type 1 glutamine amidotransferase family protein has translation MKLFLLPVVVIFSLQVFAQPVVNPSKTSSTQQSRRYFGLHFDFHAGVHDSLIGHNLSEHGLDSLLTAVKPDFIQVDCKGHPGVSSYSSNVTNATVAPHITKDPLAFYRAVTRKHGIGLYLHYSGVYDEAVLAKHPNWAVQKADSTINISKTSVHGPYVDSLLIPQLNELADYGADGVWVDGECWATVLDYSPAALARFQTETGIQTVPRSDKDAAYSAFVEFARQSFLQYLGHYVDAVHRHIPTFRIASNWAYSSMMPEPINTHVDFLSGDLTPSNSVNSAALEGRVMAAQGQLYRKPWDLMSWSFWYEFNPVQRQGDQKTAVHLMQEAAEIISLGGGFQAYYQQRRDASISRREQPAMVELSRFVRARQPFCEGSVPMPQVAVLYTNSTVRAFNQSLFGNGQTQRISGVLTALLDAQLPVEVLSEQHLKGRLNQYPIIVVSQQDSLDPDFRRDLLAYARQGGHLLIIGAQTSRSFAAELGVSPAEIVTAGPRFILHGGASVVLTGPFLHVSITGENTKPIGQFLQSEAGDPVSGVIATETAFGKGKLTAVYADLSRDYQKHQSAKLRDFIASLAKPLLTKPLVEVSGSKLVHVVLNWQHDRTAVNLINTGGRHADPQVFTYDEVPPLTNLTVRIRADKKPNRIVQQPENRSLPVQYANGIATVTVPKLAVQSVLVVE, from the coding sequence ATGAAGTTATTTCTGCTGCCCGTTGTTGTTATTTTTAGTCTTCAGGTGTTTGCCCAGCCGGTTGTGAATCCGTCAAAGACCAGTTCGACGCAACAGAGCCGACGGTATTTTGGCCTGCATTTCGATTTCCATGCTGGCGTTCATGACTCACTAATTGGACATAATCTATCGGAACACGGGCTCGACTCATTGCTGACGGCCGTTAAGCCCGATTTTATCCAGGTCGATTGCAAGGGGCATCCGGGCGTGTCGAGCTACTCATCCAACGTGACCAATGCTACTGTGGCTCCCCACATCACGAAAGACCCGCTCGCATTCTATCGGGCAGTTACACGTAAACATGGCATAGGCTTGTACCTGCATTATTCGGGGGTGTACGATGAGGCTGTGCTGGCTAAGCATCCAAATTGGGCAGTTCAAAAAGCCGATAGTACAATCAATATTTCCAAAACGTCGGTTCATGGGCCTTATGTCGATTCGTTGTTGATTCCTCAACTTAACGAACTGGCCGATTACGGGGCCGATGGCGTGTGGGTCGACGGTGAATGCTGGGCAACGGTGCTGGATTATTCTCCGGCGGCACTGGCGAGATTTCAGACCGAAACGGGCATCCAAACGGTGCCTCGTTCAGACAAGGATGCTGCCTATAGCGCCTTTGTTGAGTTTGCCCGACAGTCGTTTTTACAGTATTTGGGGCACTATGTCGATGCTGTTCATCGGCATATACCCACCTTCCGAATTGCGTCGAACTGGGCCTATTCGTCCATGATGCCGGAACCGATCAACACCCATGTCGACTTCCTGTCGGGCGATCTGACGCCGAGTAACAGCGTAAATTCGGCTGCCCTGGAAGGGCGGGTAATGGCCGCACAGGGGCAGCTTTACCGAAAACCCTGGGATTTGATGTCGTGGAGTTTCTGGTATGAATTCAACCCGGTGCAACGGCAGGGCGACCAGAAAACGGCGGTTCATTTGATGCAGGAAGCTGCCGAAATAATTTCGCTGGGGGGCGGCTTTCAGGCCTATTATCAACAACGACGGGATGCCTCGATTTCCCGACGCGAACAGCCCGCTATGGTCGAACTGAGCCGCTTCGTAAGAGCCCGGCAACCGTTTTGCGAGGGCAGCGTTCCGATGCCGCAGGTCGCTGTTTTGTATACAAACTCGACAGTCAGGGCATTTAATCAATCGCTGTTTGGCAATGGACAAACGCAGCGAATTAGCGGTGTACTAACCGCCCTTTTAGATGCTCAACTACCTGTTGAGGTGCTATCGGAACAACACCTGAAAGGGCGGCTGAATCAATATCCGATCATTGTGGTATCGCAGCAGGATTCGCTCGATCCGGATTTCCGACGCGATTTGCTCGCTTACGCCCGGCAGGGGGGGCATTTGCTCATTATAGGGGCACAGACAAGCAGGTCGTTTGCCGCTGAACTGGGGGTTTCACCCGCCGAAATTGTAACGGCTGGGCCGAGGTTTATCCTACACGGTGGCGCATCGGTTGTGCTGACCGGCCCTTTTTTGCACGTAAGTATTACCGGTGAAAACACGAAACCCATCGGTCAGTTTCTGCAATCGGAAGCGGGCGACCCGGTATCGGGTGTTATTGCTACAGAAACGGCCTTCGGTAAGGGTAAACTAACCGCGGTGTATGCCGATCTGAGTCGCGATTATCAAAAACATCAATCGGCAAAATTGCGGGATTTTATTGCGTCTTTAGCGAAACCCTTATTGACCAAGCCTCTGGTTGAGGTGAGCGGTTCAAAGCTGGTACATGTTGTCCTGAACTGGCAACACGACCGCACGGCGGTAAACCTGATCAATACGGGTGGCCGCCACGCCGATCCGCAAGTATTCACCTACGACGAAGTGCCGCCATTAACCAATCTTACTGTTCGGATTCGTGCCGATAAAAAGCCAAATCGTATCGTACAGCAACCCGAAAATCGGAGCCTGCCGGTTCAATATGCGAATGGTATCGCCACGGTAACTGTACCGAAGTTGGCGGTGCAGTCGGTGTTGGTTGTGGAGTAG
- a CDS encoding IS110 family RNA-guided transposase: MDICYFIGVDVSKATLNWAVFDGKTILLQCQSENTEKGIKATLKLIRALPGFKAGQSVCCAEHTGIYNAHLLAYLHKLSFPLWLESSLQIKKAGGLQRGKTDAIDAARIAEYAFRFRDKMCLWQPPRPVLQKLAALSALRQRLLRIRQQLQQPLNEQQGFVEKSLQKQLAKNCQASLKAINADLESAEKQINKLIQDDDRLKELFGWITSVPGVGDAIAAEVLVATNEFKAINDPKKLACHSGVAPFEYRSGSSVRGKTRVSRHARLRLKSLFHLGAMSAIRMKGQLQDYYQRKIGEGKNKMLVLNAVRNKLIHRVCSVVNRQQKYDKNYTPALA, translated from the coding sequence ATGGACATTTGCTATTTCATCGGTGTTGACGTTTCGAAAGCCACACTGAACTGGGCCGTCTTCGATGGTAAAACCATTCTCTTACAATGCCAGTCAGAAAATACGGAAAAAGGTATTAAGGCCACCCTTAAACTCATCAGGGCACTACCAGGTTTCAAGGCTGGCCAATCGGTTTGCTGTGCCGAACACACGGGCATTTACAATGCTCATCTGTTGGCTTACTTACACAAACTTTCTTTTCCCCTTTGGTTAGAAAGCAGTTTGCAGATTAAGAAAGCAGGCGGTCTTCAACGGGGTAAAACTGACGCCATTGACGCAGCCCGAATTGCCGAGTATGCTTTCCGCTTTCGAGATAAAATGTGCTTGTGGCAGCCACCACGGCCCGTTCTGCAAAAACTGGCCGCTCTCAGCGCCCTTCGTCAACGGCTTCTAAGGATTCGCCAGCAACTCCAACAACCCCTTAACGAGCAGCAGGGCTTCGTGGAAAAGTCTTTGCAAAAGCAGCTGGCTAAAAACTGCCAGGCTTCGTTAAAAGCCATCAATGCCGACTTGGAGAGTGCGGAGAAACAAATCAATAAGCTCATTCAGGACGATGATCGCTTGAAGGAGCTTTTTGGTTGGATCACCTCCGTTCCTGGCGTAGGTGATGCGATTGCGGCTGAAGTGTTAGTGGCTACCAACGAATTTAAGGCCATCAACGATCCCAAAAAACTTGCCTGTCACTCTGGCGTGGCTCCTTTTGAATACCGATCAGGTAGTAGTGTCCGTGGTAAAACGCGGGTAAGTCGGCACGCCCGACTTCGATTGAAATCTCTTTTTCATTTGGGTGCCATGTCAGCAATTCGGATGAAAGGGCAGTTACAAGATTACTACCAACGAAAAATTGGTGAAGGCAAAAACAAGATGCTGGTTCTGAATGCAGTTCGCAATAAACTCATCCACCGTGTTTGCTCAGTGGTTAACCGCCAGCAGAAATATGACAAAAACTATACGCCCGCGCTTGCATAA
- a CDS encoding IS1 family transposase, producing the protein MTKTIRPRLHKPWKSVRNKKQPRWLWWVEDAVTGEIIAFVFGRRTHQTFRHLLSLLEQAKIEVIRWITDSWWAYFDCLDQRLRLVRKASLQSLERKHLTLRTRLKRLTRRTICFSKSVAVHDTTIGLFINQFFFADQRS; encoded by the coding sequence ATGACAAAAACTATACGCCCGCGCTTGCATAAACCATGGAAATCCGTGCGGAACAAGAAACAGCCCCGTTGGCTGTGGTGGGTCGAAGATGCGGTGACAGGCGAGATCATTGCCTTTGTTTTTGGCCGCCGTACCCACCAAACCTTTCGACATTTACTAAGTCTATTGGAGCAGGCTAAAATCGAGGTAATCAGATGGATAACGGACTCTTGGTGGGCCTATTTTGATTGCCTAGATCAACGATTACGCTTAGTCCGTAAAGCTTCCTTACAGAGTCTTGAGCGTAAGCATCTTACCCTCCGAACACGCCTGAAACGACTGACCCGTCGAACCATCTGCTTTTCTAAATCTGTTGCGGTCCATGACACAACAATCGGCCTGTTTATCAATCAGTTTTTCTTCGCCGATCAACGCAGTTAA
- a CDS encoding response regulator, protein MNPNHDTDWMLIAEDQIDLWILLRAHLQRVLPDVQLVHLIDAPTALSYLQCCLIERQPLPRLILSNLYMPHLEDGLGLLTSLKEPSSSFRHLPVVMVSSSTYIQDRQEVNRRGSSYLSKPASYEEWSEFLRTLSQYWQDSLPPGKDKYKEPE, encoded by the coding sequence ATGAATCCAAATCACGATACCGACTGGATGCTGATTGCTGAAGATCAGATTGATTTGTGGATCCTGCTACGGGCGCATTTACAGCGAGTCTTGCCAGATGTACAACTGGTTCATCTCATTGATGCCCCAACGGCTCTTAGTTATCTCCAGTGTTGCTTAATAGAAAGGCAGCCGTTGCCTCGCCTGATACTGAGTAACCTGTATATGCCTCATTTAGAGGATGGCCTTGGCTTATTGACCTCTCTGAAAGAACCCTCTTCCAGCTTTCGTCATTTACCCGTGGTCATGGTTAGCTCGTCGACCTATATCCAGGATCGCCAAGAGGTGAACCGACGTGGGAGTAGCTATTTGTCAAAGCCTGCCAGCTATGAGGAATGGAGTGAATTTTTAAGAACCCTCAGTCAGTACTGGCAGGATAGTCTACCACCCGGAAAGGATAAGTATAAGGAGCCTGAATGA
- a CDS encoding sensor histidine kinase, whose translation MIHLSTILLGELRLCWQLYPTIDRQDMATAYEQMAQFANQISVGSLEQYDILQRTAALSRVDALEKTLVQLNQVSQQRSDLLHQSSHDLRGSFGIIEGAASLLELTSDSEEDWKPFLAMLQRNLANSRRLVTQLIEVARLEAGQETLHIQPMDAGQLLTNLVASYQPLAAERGLLLKADGPAALPVECDPVQLQRILQNLVLNALKHTPTGLVSVSWTRENDYHWIVSVQDSGPGLPTATQAGSLPQLLAPSPESTAAFGLANPAADAQQGATIQASSSAFAHKGEGIGLSIVKGLCELLRASLEIESRPGAGTLFRIRLSTHWHP comes from the coding sequence ATGATACACCTGAGCACTATCCTATTGGGGGAGTTACGACTCTGTTGGCAACTCTACCCAACCATAGACCGGCAGGACATGGCGACGGCGTATGAGCAAATGGCCCAGTTCGCTAACCAGATCAGTGTGGGTAGCCTGGAGCAGTATGACATCTTACAACGGACAGCCGCTTTGAGCCGGGTGGACGCCCTGGAGAAAACACTAGTTCAGTTGAATCAGGTGAGTCAGCAGCGGAGTGATTTGTTACATCAATCATCTCATGACCTACGGGGCAGTTTCGGTATCATTGAGGGGGCGGCCTCCCTGTTAGAACTAACCAGCGATTCGGAAGAAGACTGGAAACCCTTTCTGGCTATGTTGCAACGCAATCTAGCCAACAGTCGCCGTTTAGTGACCCAACTCATCGAGGTCGCCCGGTTAGAAGCCGGCCAGGAAACACTCCACATCCAGCCCATGGATGCGGGCCAGTTGTTGACCAACCTGGTAGCAAGCTACCAGCCCCTGGCCGCCGAGCGGGGGCTTTTACTCAAAGCGGATGGCCCGGCGGCCTTGCCCGTCGAGTGTGATCCGGTGCAGCTTCAGCGGATCCTTCAAAACTTGGTGCTCAATGCCCTCAAGCATACCCCCACCGGCTTGGTATCGGTCTCTTGGACCCGAGAGAATGATTACCACTGGATCGTCAGTGTACAGGATTCGGGACCGGGTTTGCCCACGGCTACTCAGGCGGGTTCATTACCCCAATTGTTAGCTCCCTCCCCGGAATCGACAGCGGCCTTTGGCCTGGCTAATCCTGCTGCCGATGCGCAGCAAGGGGCAACGATTCAAGCGTCTAGCTCTGCTTTTGCCCATAAAGGGGAAGGTATCGGCTTATCGATCGTGAAGGGATTATGTGAACTGCTGCGGGCCAGTTTAGAGATCGAAAGCCGGCCGGGAGCGGGCACCCTGTTTCGGATTCGCCTATCGACTCACTGGCACCCCTAA
- the istB gene encoding IS21-like element helper ATPase IstB yields MNNQATLDRLNGLKLAGMATLWQTLLQLPAHQWPPQEQLLDRLLDAEWEYRHHRRTQLAVQQARFRYQASLEEIRYSPERQLDKSLILRLADLSFIQRGENLLLTGATGCGKSYLATAFGYQACLKGFRVGYFALPKLIQTLHMARADGSFVRELARLERLHVLILDDWGLAPLDMDAKLALLQIMEDRYGRHSTIITSQLPVAQWYDYLAEPTIADAFLDRLLHQAHRIELKGESQRKQGKGEEKSV; encoded by the coding sequence GTGAATAATCAGGCAACATTAGATCGTTTGAACGGGTTGAAACTCGCCGGGATGGCAACCCTCTGGCAAACGCTGCTCCAGTTACCGGCCCATCAATGGCCCCCACAGGAACAATTACTGGACCGGTTACTGGATGCAGAATGGGAATATCGCCACCATCGGCGTACCCAGTTAGCCGTTCAGCAGGCCCGCTTCCGGTATCAGGCCTCACTTGAAGAAATCCGCTATAGTCCGGAACGTCAACTCGACAAGAGCCTGATTCTAAGGCTGGCCGATCTATCATTTATTCAACGAGGAGAAAATCTGCTGCTCACGGGTGCAACCGGTTGTGGCAAAAGCTATCTGGCGACCGCTTTTGGGTATCAGGCTTGCCTGAAAGGGTTCCGGGTCGGCTATTTTGCTTTGCCAAAACTGATTCAAACACTCCATATGGCTCGAGCCGACGGCTCTTTTGTCAGAGAACTAGCCCGTCTGGAGCGATTGCATGTGCTGATCCTGGATGACTGGGGACTGGCACCGCTGGACATGGATGCCAAACTGGCCCTGTTACAGATTATGGAAGACCGGTATGGTCGCCACTCAACGATCATAACCTCCCAGCTACCGGTTGCTCAATGGTATGATTATCTGGCAGAACCAACGATTGCCGATGCCTTCCTAGACCGGTTATTACATCAGGCTCACCGTATTGAGTTGAAAGGAGAGTCTCAACGAAAACAGGGAAAAGGGGAAGAAAAATCAGTATAG
- the istA gene encoding IS21 family transposase, whose translation MANQRLPMYQIRRILQLRQQGYSKRAIAATLAVARSTVDQYLATIEGHFATLDQALSWQDDQLHRLLAQPLIPKADRIGDLYERFTSFDAQLSKPGVTRFLLWSLYKQHNPDGLQYTQFCLRYKQWLQTQRTVMHIEHKAGDKLFVDYAGKRLTVMDATTNQPVIYEFFVAILGCSQLTYAVAMTSQRKEDFLTGLSNALAFFGGVPAAVVPDNLKAAVQTANRYEPDLNQTIQDFAAHYGTCIYPARSRKPRDKALVEGAVNILYQRVYTALQDKPFHTLQALNQQIMQLVEAHNQLLFQGKTYSRRQRFETLEATQLRALPADGYELKEYRLAKVQLNCHVLLQPDKHYYSVPHRFVGQQVKLVYTRQTVELYGTGHPAPARAHCVSLPMPSGSWVFNTTRAFTSPAAVGKPVVTRLFPATGT comes from the coding sequence ATGGCTAACCAACGCTTACCCATGTATCAGATCCGACGCATTCTTCAACTTCGTCAGCAAGGCTACAGTAAACGGGCCATTGCTGCCACATTAGCCGTAGCCCGATCTACTGTAGATCAGTATCTGGCCACTATCGAAGGCCATTTTGCCACACTGGACCAAGCCCTCAGCTGGCAGGACGACCAGCTCCATCGTTTATTGGCTCAGCCACTAATCCCCAAAGCGGATCGTATCGGTGATCTCTACGAACGCTTTACCAGCTTCGACGCTCAGCTCAGCAAGCCGGGAGTAACCCGGTTCCTTCTGTGGTCTCTTTACAAGCAGCACAACCCCGACGGGCTTCAGTACACGCAGTTTTGTCTACGCTATAAGCAGTGGTTACAAACGCAGCGGACAGTTATGCATATCGAGCATAAAGCCGGTGATAAACTGTTTGTCGACTATGCCGGCAAGCGCTTGACCGTGATGGATGCTACGACTAATCAGCCCGTTATCTATGAGTTCTTTGTGGCCATATTGGGTTGTAGTCAGCTGACTTATGCGGTGGCCATGACCAGTCAGCGTAAGGAAGACTTTCTAACAGGACTCAGTAACGCACTGGCCTTTTTTGGGGGCGTACCGGCCGCCGTTGTTCCTGACAATCTGAAGGCTGCCGTACAAACGGCCAATCGCTACGAGCCTGATCTGAACCAGACCATCCAGGACTTTGCGGCCCATTATGGCACGTGCATTTATCCGGCCCGCAGCCGTAAGCCGCGCGATAAGGCGCTGGTAGAAGGGGCGGTTAATATCCTCTATCAACGGGTGTACACGGCTCTTCAGGATAAACCGTTTCACACTTTGCAGGCGCTTAACCAACAGATTATGCAACTGGTTGAAGCCCACAATCAGCTCCTGTTTCAGGGCAAAACGTATAGCCGCCGACAACGTTTCGAGACCCTGGAAGCGACTCAGCTACGAGCACTACCAGCCGATGGGTATGAACTGAAAGAGTACCGGCTGGCCAAAGTTCAGCTCAATTGCCATGTACTGCTTCAACCCGACAAGCATTATTACAGTGTGCCACACCGGTTTGTTGGTCAGCAGGTTAAGCTGGTATACACCCGGCAAACCGTTGAGCTATATGGCACCGGCCACCCGGCACCAGCACGAGCGCATTGCGTTTCACTCCCGATGCCCTCTGGCTCATGGGTATTCAACACGACCCGAGCATTTACCTCCCCAGCAGCAGTGGGTAAACCAGTGGTCACCCGACTTTTTCCGGCAACAGGCACTTGA
- a CDS encoding PAS domain-containing protein, which yields MNPSGSSMNESDRLAALYSYHILDSLPEEEYEEITQLAAQICQTPIALISLVDHQRQWFKSNRGLTIRQTPIEQSFCAYTIRNPSQTNVVPDARLDPRFADNPLVRGEPNMVFYAGSPLIDENGFALGSLCVIDQQSRQLSPSQVSALDILAKQVVRLLELRKKTKALQESEARFRTMAEASPILIAMADESSQATYFNKAWVELTGRPMAVLLNFGWVDLVHPQDRQPYVTLYLDAFKTQQPFSGEFRVLTPSGDYRWLLAHGTARFHSDGSLAGYISACMDVTPQKVNQQQAHRAHQELQGAYEQARLSKEAADLGTFDMDVTTNHMIWDERCRTLFGISHSDMVSFDTDFIANLHPDDQERIVDTIKNVFIKSVSNGDYDVEYRTIGVEDQQIRWVRAKGKAYFNEADEPVRFIGSVLDITPQMNALKKIEEVVTERTLELAGANHQLRESNALLARSNENLQQFAYVASHDLQEPLRKIQQFGDLLKTGQADKTGESILYLERMQSAASRMSMLIKDLLDFSRISTQRDASDSVSLQRVVERVVSTLELRVEELGAQIRVGSLPTVLGDSSQLGQLFQNLLSNALKFHHPGSSPRIEVTAQWLAVEHLPAGIKPGRGAIAYHRIDVVDNGIGFDEKYLDRIFQVFQRLHGKNEFAGTGIGLAICEKVVLNHGGAITAMSQPGQGATFSVYLPV from the coding sequence ATGAATCCATCTGGCTCCTCGATGAATGAATCGGACCGACTTGCTGCCTTATATAGCTACCATATCTTAGACTCCTTACCCGAAGAGGAATACGAGGAGATTACTCAATTAGCTGCTCAGATCTGCCAGACACCTATTGCCCTGATCAGTCTGGTGGACCATCAGCGGCAATGGTTCAAATCGAACCGGGGGCTGACCATTCGCCAAACTCCCATTGAGCAATCCTTCTGCGCTTACACCATTCGCAATCCCTCCCAAACCAATGTGGTTCCCGATGCCCGCCTTGACCCGAGATTTGCCGACAACCCCCTGGTGAGGGGTGAGCCGAACATGGTGTTCTATGCCGGTTCGCCCTTGATCGATGAAAACGGATTCGCTTTAGGTTCGCTCTGTGTGATTGATCAGCAATCCCGGCAACTCTCGCCAAGCCAGGTATCGGCCCTCGACATTTTAGCCAAACAGGTGGTCAGGCTCCTGGAGTTACGAAAAAAAACAAAGGCTTTGCAGGAAAGTGAAGCCCGCTTTAGAACCATGGCCGAAGCCAGTCCCATCCTGATTGCCATGGCGGATGAAAGCAGTCAGGCGACTTATTTCAACAAGGCCTGGGTTGAGCTGACGGGCCGGCCCATGGCCGTACTGCTGAACTTTGGGTGGGTGGATCTGGTGCACCCCCAGGATCGACAGCCCTATGTGACCCTCTATCTGGATGCCTTCAAAACACAGCAGCCCTTTTCGGGTGAATTTCGCGTGCTGACCCCGTCCGGGGATTACCGATGGCTGCTGGCGCACGGCACGGCACGCTTTCATTCGGATGGCTCCCTGGCCGGCTATATCAGCGCCTGTATGGATGTTACGCCCCAGAAGGTGAATCAGCAACAGGCTCATCGGGCACACCAGGAGCTGCAAGGCGCTTATGAGCAGGCCCGGCTGTCTAAAGAAGCGGCGGATCTGGGTACCTTTGACATGGATGTGACGACCAACCACATGATCTGGGATGAACGCTGTCGGACCCTGTTTGGCATTAGCCATAGCGACATGGTCTCCTTCGATACCGATTTCATTGCCAATTTACATCCCGATGATCAGGAGCGGATTGTCGATACCATTAAAAACGTCTTCATCAAGTCAGTCAGCAACGGCGATTACGATGTGGAGTACCGCACCATTGGCGTCGAGGATCAGCAGATTCGCTGGGTTCGGGCCAAAGGCAAAGCCTACTTCAATGAGGCCGATGAACCGGTTCGTTTCATTGGCAGTGTGTTGGACATCACCCCCCAAATGAACGCCCTGAAGAAAATTGAAGAGGTCGTTACTGAACGGACCCTTGAACTAGCGGGGGCGAATCATCAACTCCGGGAGTCGAATGCGTTACTGGCCCGCTCGAATGAGAACCTTCAGCAATTTGCCTATGTGGCCTCCCATGACTTGCAGGAACCCCTGCGCAAGATTCAACAATTTGGCGATCTGCTGAAAACGGGGCAGGCCGACAAAACGGGCGAAAGCATACTCTATCTGGAGCGGATGCAATCGGCCGCCAGCCGGATGTCGATGCTGATCAAAGATCTGTTGGATTTCTCGCGCATTTCCACCCAGCGGGATGCCAGCGACTCCGTGTCGCTGCAACGGGTTGTGGAGCGGGTGGTGAGTACCTTAGAATTACGGGTGGAAGAGCTGGGGGCTCAAATCCGGGTTGGCTCACTACCGACGGTTTTAGGCGATTCCTCGCAACTGGGCCAGCTTTTTCAGAACTTACTGAGCAACGCTTTAAAGTTTCACCATCCCGGCAGTTCTCCACGTATTGAGGTGACAGCCCAGTGGCTAGCAGTTGAGCATTTGCCTGCTGGCATTAAGCCGGGCCGAGGGGCCATCGCCTATCACCGGATTGATGTGGTGGACAATGGCATTGGCTTTGATGAGAAGTACCTGGACCGCATCTTCCAGGTCTTCCAGCGGCTGCACGGCAAGAACGAATTTGCTGGCACGGGGATTGGTCTGGCCATCTGTGAGAAGGTGGTTCTCAACCACGGCGGAGCGATTACGGCGATGAGTCAGCCCGGTCAGGGAGCCACGTTTAGTGTGTACTTACCGGTCTAG
- a CDS encoding serine hydrolase domain-containing protein, translating into MLQILLVLAANLILMLSAFCQSKVPLPDSTVLALRKGMTGFQNRYHSPSVVLAIVHEDQIIFGEATGYLDISQQIPANLDAQYSLQSLTKVFTATMFMQLIQQQKLRLDDPVKKYVPEFKADGQSAKQAQTTLLQLATHTSGLPRNSPADIQFTKQIDRWILAQSPEKAIEAAPKKAFLQSLASIPKEYPDYQLLSYGNRHYSNLGYSLLGIALERAANTDYADYIIKRICQPLQMNNSAFYAESPTGKGVAKGYFYDEATHDFRQVPVFKPNSSLPAAGLYASARDIAKFISFQFQTNSTKADQVLSQKNRAMMQAFNIGWKPAYPYLVHEGAMLGYRCELVFNPDLKIGWVVLTNTTEFDFSRLNTYISGLLQPVFSSKPVSDLTKFTGTYQLAGGNDSLRIGLKEGKLYSSYLAGVLPESSLEETGTGHFRGPGKSGYSISYEFIANSTCEVMVLNMGQLMWIRR; encoded by the coding sequence ATGTTACAGATATTACTCGTTCTGGCTGCTAATCTAATACTTATGTTGTCGGCCTTTTGTCAATCCAAGGTTCCCTTACCAGATTCTACCGTGCTAGCCTTGCGTAAGGGAATGACCGGATTTCAAAATCGCTATCATTCCCCCAGTGTGGTACTGGCCATTGTCCATGAGGACCAAATCATCTTTGGTGAAGCAACGGGCTATCTGGACATTTCTCAACAAATACCCGCCAATCTGGATGCCCAATACTCGCTTCAGTCCCTGACTAAAGTATTCACCGCTACCATGTTCATGCAGCTCATCCAGCAACAGAAGCTCAGACTGGACGACCCGGTAAAAAAATATGTGCCTGAATTTAAAGCCGATGGCCAATCCGCTAAACAGGCGCAGACGACTCTACTCCAACTGGCTACCCACACCTCAGGCTTACCTCGCAATTCGCCAGCGGACATCCAATTTACCAAACAAATTGATCGATGGATTTTAGCCCAAAGCCCAGAAAAGGCCATTGAGGCTGCGCCTAAAAAGGCGTTTTTACAATCCTTAGCTTCGATACCTAAAGAATACCCAGACTACCAACTGCTCAGCTATGGTAATCGACACTATTCCAATTTGGGCTATTCGCTGCTGGGCATTGCTTTGGAACGGGCAGCGAACACCGATTACGCAGACTACATCATTAAGCGTATTTGTCAGCCTTTACAGATGAACAACAGTGCCTTTTACGCGGAAAGTCCAACCGGGAAAGGAGTTGCCAAAGGGTATTTTTACGATGAGGCTACCCATGATTTTCGTCAAGTGCCTGTCTTCAAGCCCAATTCATCACTTCCCGCTGCGGGGCTTTATGCCAGTGCCAGGGACATAGCCAAATTTATCAGCTTTCAATTCCAGACCAATTCGACGAAAGCGGATCAAGTGCTCTCCCAAAAAAACAGAGCGATGATGCAAGCCTTCAACATTGGTTGGAAACCCGCTTATCCCTACTTGGTCCATGAGGGGGCCATGCTGGGTTACCGTTGTGAATTGGTATTCAACCCTGATTTAAAGATTGGGTGGGTCGTTTTGACGAACACGACGGAATTTGATTTTTCCCGACTCAACACCTATATCAGTGGGTTATTACAGCCGGTTTTCAGCTCAAAGCCAGTGAGTGATCTAACTAAATTTACTGGAACATATCAGTTGGCAGGGGGTAATGATAGTCTACGGATTGGGTTGAAAGAGGGGAAATTATATTCTAGCTATCTAGCGGGGGTTTTACCTGAATCATCTTTAGAGGAAACGGGCACTGGTCATTTTCGAGGTCCTGGGAAAAGTGGTTACAGTATTAGTTATGAATTTATCGCCAACAGCACCTGTGAGGTCATGGTATTGAATATGGGGCAGCTGATGTGGATTAGACGCTAA